From Streptomyces qinzhouensis, one genomic window encodes:
- a CDS encoding DUF6412 domain-containing protein produces the protein MDMDAHSRTGRALYAVVLSLVLVFDVVLADGAGAGVSAALALAAAATAAAGSALVVCAVISARCAPPVPRTRVRTAIRDRERRTAFLPQRDPDARGRTRPRAPGRALPAAVA, from the coding sequence ATGGACATGGACGCGCACAGCCGCACCGGCCGCGCCCTCTACGCCGTCGTGCTCTCCCTCGTCCTCGTCTTCGACGTCGTCCTCGCCGACGGCGCGGGCGCCGGTGTCTCCGCCGCCCTCGCCCTCGCGGCCGCCGCTACCGCCGCCGCGGGCTCCGCGCTCGTCGTCTGCGCCGTGATCAGCGCCCGCTGCGCGCCGCCGGTGCCCCGCACCCGCGTCCGTACGGCCATCCGCGACCGCGAGCGCCGTACCGCCTTCCTGCCGCAACGCGACCCCGACGCCCGGGGCCGCACCAGGCCCCGGGCCCCCGGCCGCGCCCTCCCGGCGGCGGTCGCGTAG
- a CDS encoding ROK family transcriptional regulator: MASLKQRCCQSASKGENGGVGDSNSGGASRPDPGAGKEAGPGAEAAAGAFEHPGSGRAAATAAGGSRGGVNLPVLREHNTALVLALLRGARDRGLSRVGLAARTGLTPQAVSKIVARLRADGLVAEAGQRASTGGKPRTVLRLAPAARHAVGLQLDRDELTVVLVDLYGSVVAARVTPLDLGAGPGTVVERAAGEVEALLAAEGRDHVLGVGVAMPGPLDHAAGVARRVTRFPEWDGYPLRDAVAARLAMPAVLDKDTNAGALGLGPGAGDSYAYLHLGTGLGAGLVLDGAVHRGARTGAGEFGHQVIELGGPECGCGRRGCIEALCLAAVARGDFGEAARILGVGAANLVALLDIDRVLLGGRVIESDSAVAGLFVGELRRSAGIPVALAGGGPRLVARGAAELVLAPLFGGATPRPLTP; the protein is encoded by the coding sequence ATGGCGTCACTTAAGCAACGCTGTTGCCAAAGCGCAAGCAAGGGCGAGAATGGGGGAGTGGGAGACAGCAACAGCGGGGGCGCTTCACGCCCTGACCCGGGAGCGGGCAAGGAAGCCGGACCGGGAGCAGAAGCAGCAGCGGGGGCCTTCGAGCACCCGGGATCCGGCCGGGCGGCCGCTACCGCGGCGGGCGGGAGCCGGGGCGGGGTCAATCTTCCCGTGCTGCGCGAGCACAACACCGCCCTGGTCCTCGCCCTGCTGCGGGGCGCCCGCGACCGCGGGCTGAGCAGGGTCGGGCTGGCCGCGCGGACCGGGCTCACCCCCCAGGCCGTCAGCAAGATCGTCGCGAGGCTGCGCGCGGACGGTCTGGTCGCCGAGGCCGGACAGCGCGCCTCCACCGGCGGCAAGCCCCGTACCGTCCTCCGCCTCGCCCCCGCCGCCCGCCATGCCGTCGGGCTCCAGCTCGACCGCGACGAACTGACCGTGGTCCTGGTGGATCTGTACGGCAGCGTGGTCGCCGCCCGGGTGACACCGCTCGACCTGGGCGCCGGCCCCGGCACCGTCGTGGAGCGGGCGGCCGGGGAGGTGGAGGCGCTGCTCGCCGCCGAGGGGCGGGACCATGTGCTCGGGGTGGGGGTCGCGATGCCCGGACCCCTCGACCACGCGGCCGGGGTGGCCCGCCGGGTCACCCGCTTCCCGGAGTGGGACGGCTACCCCCTGCGGGACGCCGTCGCGGCCCGGCTCGCCATGCCGGCCGTACTCGACAAGGACACCAACGCGGGGGCCCTCGGGCTCGGACCGGGGGCCGGGGACTCGTACGCCTATCTCCATCTCGGCACCGGCCTCGGCGCCGGTCTCGTCCTGGACGGCGCGGTCCACCGGGGCGCCCGGACCGGCGCCGGGGAGTTCGGCCATCAGGTGATCGAGCTCGGCGGGCCCGAGTGCGGTTGCGGCCGGCGCGGCTGCATCGAGGCGCTCTGCCTGGCGGCCGTCGCCCGCGGGGACTTCGGCGAGGCCGCCCGGATACTCGGCGTCGGGGCCGCGAATCTCGTCGCGCTCCTCGATATCGACCGGGTCCTGCTGGGCGGCCGGGTCATCGAGAGCGACAGCGCGGTCGCCGGGCTCTTCGTCGGCGAGCTGCGCCGCAGCGCCGGTATCCCGGTCGCCCTCGCCGGCGGAGGTCCGCGGCTGGTGGCCCGCGGCGCGGCCGAACTGGTCCTCGCCCCCCTCTTCGGCGGCGCGACCCCCCGCCCGCTCACCCCGTGA
- a CDS encoding Gfo/Idh/MocA family oxidoreductase, producing the protein MTGTGTDTPFSVGLVGYGVAGSVFHAPLIAAAEGLALDTVVTSSPVRQEQARAEFPGVRIASSPDELWRRAGELDLVVIASPNRTHVPLATAALRAGLAVVVDKPLAATAVEARDLAALAAERGLLLSVFQNRRWDGDFLTVARLVASGELGVVQRFESRFERWRPRLKGGWRESGDPQEIGGLLYDLGSHVVDQAVTLFGPVVRVYAESDVRRGGAAADDDTFFALTHAGGVRSHLWVSSTAALLGPRFRVLGSRAGYVSYGLDPQEAALRAGRRPVPGEPWGVVDESRWGRIGAGESAETDGGRPVPAVPGDYPAYYDLVTEALRKGTPPPVTAEQAAATLAILEAARRSAREGITVEVPSV; encoded by the coding sequence ATGACTGGCACCGGCACCGATACGCCCTTCTCCGTAGGACTCGTCGGCTACGGCGTGGCGGGCTCCGTCTTCCACGCCCCGCTGATCGCCGCCGCCGAGGGGCTCGCCCTCGACACAGTCGTCACCTCCAGTCCCGTACGGCAGGAGCAGGCCAGGGCCGAGTTCCCCGGCGTACGGATCGCCTCGTCCCCCGACGAACTGTGGCGCCGCGCCGGTGAACTCGACCTCGTGGTCATCGCCTCCCCCAACCGGACACATGTCCCCCTCGCCACCGCCGCGCTCCGGGCCGGGCTCGCGGTCGTCGTCGACAAGCCGCTCGCCGCGACCGCCGTCGAGGCCCGCGATCTGGCCGCCCTGGCCGCCGAGCGCGGGCTGCTGCTCTCCGTCTTCCAGAACCGCCGCTGGGACGGCGACTTCCTCACGGTCGCCCGGCTGGTGGCGAGCGGTGAACTGGGGGTCGTCCAGCGTTTCGAGTCCCGCTTCGAGCGCTGGCGGCCGCGGCTCAAGGGCGGCTGGCGGGAGTCCGGTGACCCCCAGGAGATCGGCGGGCTGCTCTACGACCTCGGCAGCCATGTGGTCGACCAGGCGGTGACCCTGTTCGGCCCGGTGGTACGGGTGTACGCGGAGTCCGATGTACGGCGCGGCGGCGCGGCGGCCGACGACGACACCTTCTTCGCCCTCACCCACGCCGGCGGTGTCCGCTCCCATCTGTGGGTCAGTTCCACCGCCGCTCTGCTCGGCCCCCGTTTCCGGGTGCTGGGCTCGCGCGCGGGCTATGTCTCCTACGGCCTGGACCCGCAGGAGGCCGCGCTGCGGGCGGGTCGGCGGCCGGTGCCCGGGGAGCCGTGGGGCGTGGTGGACGAATCCCGGTGGGGCCGGATCGGTGCCGGGGAGTCCGCGGAGACGGACGGCGGGCGGCCGGTCCCGGCCGTACCGGGCGACTATCCCGCGTACTACGACCTGGTGACCGAGGCGCTGCGGAAAGGGACCCCGCCGCCGGTCACCGCCGAGCAGGCGGCGGCGACCCTGGCCATCCTGGAAGCGGCCCGTCGTTCCGCCCGTGAGGGCATCACCGTGGAGGTGCCGTCCGTATGA
- a CDS encoding HAD-IIA family hydrolase, with protein MAERKPIESWLTDMDGVLIHEGVPIPGADAFIRKLRDTGKPFLVLTNNSIYTARDLHARLARMGLDVPVENIWTSALATSQFLDDQRPGGTAYVIGEAGLTTALHDIGYVLTDHDPDYVVLGETRTYSFEALTKAIRLINGGARFICTNPDETGPSTEGPLPATGSVAALITKATGKDPYFAGKPNPLMMRTGLNAIGAHSETSAMIGDRMDTDVLAGLEAGMETFLVLTGVTTPADIDRYPFRPSTIVDSIADLVERV; from the coding sequence ATGGCAGAGCGCAAGCCGATCGAATCCTGGCTCACCGACATGGACGGTGTCCTGATCCACGAAGGTGTGCCGATTCCGGGCGCCGACGCCTTCATCCGCAAGCTCCGGGACACCGGGAAGCCGTTCCTGGTGCTGACGAACAACTCCATCTACACCGCCCGCGATCTGCACGCCCGCCTCGCCCGGATGGGGCTCGACGTGCCGGTGGAGAACATCTGGACGTCCGCGCTGGCCACCTCGCAGTTCCTCGACGACCAGCGGCCCGGCGGTACGGCGTATGTCATCGGCGAGGCCGGTCTGACCACCGCCCTGCACGACATCGGGTACGTCCTCACCGACCACGACCCGGACTATGTGGTGCTCGGCGAGACCCGGACGTACTCCTTCGAGGCGCTGACCAAGGCGATCCGGCTGATCAACGGCGGGGCCCGGTTCATCTGCACCAACCCCGACGAGACCGGACCCTCCACCGAGGGCCCGCTCCCGGCGACCGGCTCGGTCGCCGCGCTGATCACCAAGGCGACCGGCAAGGACCCGTACTTCGCGGGCAAGCCGAACCCCCTGATGATGCGGACCGGACTGAACGCCATCGGCGCCCACTCCGAGACCAGCGCCATGATCGGCGACCGGATGGACACGGACGTCCTGGCCGGCCTGGAAGCGGGCATGGAGACCTTCCTCGTGCTGACCGGTGTCACCACCCCCGCCGACATCGACCGCTACCCCTTCCGGCCGTCGACGATCGTCGACTCCATCGCGGACCTCGTCGAGCGCGTCTGA
- a CDS encoding fumarylacetoacetate hydrolase family protein, with translation MRLLRIGAAGAEHPALLDQDGTTLRDLSGLVDDIDGELLADPFTLDRIRAAAGAGVLPVLDTPAEVRLGPPVARIGKVVCIGLNYHDHAAETGAEPPAEPVVFLKAADTVVGAYDTVLVPRGSTKTDWEVELAVVIGRTARYIGDNEDPLAYVAGYAVAHDVSERAFQLERGGTWDKGKNCETFNPLGPWLVTADEVPDPQALGLRLWVNGELRQNGSTADQIFPVAEVVRYVSRFMTLYPGDVINTGTPAGVALGQGDGARYLRAGDVVEAEIDGLGRQRQTLKDA, from the coding sequence ATGAGACTGCTGCGTATCGGCGCGGCGGGCGCCGAACATCCGGCCCTGCTCGACCAGGACGGTACGACCCTGCGTGACCTGAGCGGACTCGTCGACGACATCGACGGCGAACTGCTCGCCGACCCCTTCACGCTCGACCGGATCCGCGCCGCCGCGGGCGCGGGCGTGCTGCCGGTTCTCGACACCCCGGCGGAGGTACGGCTCGGACCGCCGGTCGCCCGGATCGGCAAGGTCGTCTGCATCGGGCTGAACTACCACGACCACGCCGCGGAGACCGGCGCCGAGCCGCCCGCCGAGCCCGTCGTCTTCCTGAAGGCGGCGGACACCGTCGTCGGCGCGTACGACACCGTGCTCGTGCCGCGCGGCAGCACCAAAACCGACTGGGAGGTCGAACTGGCCGTCGTCATCGGCCGCACCGCACGGTACATCGGCGACAACGAGGACCCCCTGGCGTACGTCGCCGGCTACGCCGTCGCCCACGACGTCTCCGAACGCGCCTTCCAACTGGAGCGCGGCGGCACCTGGGACAAGGGCAAGAACTGCGAGACCTTCAACCCGCTCGGCCCCTGGCTGGTCACCGCGGACGAGGTACCGGATCCGCAGGCCCTCGGGCTGCGACTGTGGGTCAACGGCGAACTGCGGCAGAACGGCTCCACCGCGGACCAGATCTTCCCGGTCGCGGAGGTGGTGCGGTACGTCAGCCGGTTCATGACCCTCTATCCCGGTGACGTGATCAATACCGGTACCCCGGCGGGTGTCGCTCTCGGCCAGGGGGACGGGGCCCGCTATCTGCGCGCGGGGGACGTCGTCGAGGCGGAGATCGACGGTCTGGGACGTCAGCGGCAGACCCTGAAGGACGCATGA
- a CDS encoding YidC/Oxa1 family membrane protein insertase, with protein sequence MSVFAQLVERLAELLGPLFQASATAAAIVLFTALVRLAVHPLSRAAARGQKANARLAPQVADLRKKHGKNPDRLQKALLELYAKEKASPLSGCLPSLLQLPAFFLLYHLFSNGTIGGEPNALLGHTLLAAPLGDRWHDVLDNGGVLGDRGLVYLALFALVTLVAVVNYRRTKRQMAAQPAMPDGTTLPGAAAMTKVLPLLSFGTLVTVAVVPLAAALYIVTSTTWSAVERILLYRDMPAAGALANPL encoded by the coding sequence TTGTCCGTCTTCGCCCAGTTGGTCGAGCGCCTCGCCGAACTCCTCGGCCCCCTCTTCCAGGCCTCCGCCACCGCCGCCGCGATCGTGCTCTTCACCGCGCTCGTCCGGCTCGCCGTCCACCCCCTCTCCCGGGCCGCCGCCCGCGGCCAGAAGGCCAATGCCCGCCTCGCCCCCCAGGTCGCCGACCTGCGCAAGAAGCACGGCAAGAACCCCGACCGCCTCCAGAAGGCCCTGCTGGAGCTGTACGCCAAGGAGAAGGCGTCGCCCCTCTCCGGCTGTCTGCCCAGCCTGCTCCAGCTGCCCGCCTTCTTCCTCCTCTACCACCTGTTCTCCAACGGCACGATCGGCGGCGAACCCAACGCCCTCCTCGGCCACACCCTCCTCGCCGCGCCCCTCGGCGACCGCTGGCACGACGTCCTCGACAACGGCGGTGTCCTCGGCGACCGCGGACTGGTCTATCTCGCGCTCTTCGCCCTCGTCACGCTGGTCGCCGTCGTCAATTACCGGCGTACGAAGCGGCAGATGGCGGCCCAGCCGGCGATGCCCGACGGAACCACGCTCCCCGGCGCCGCGGCCATGACCAAGGTGCTGCCCCTGCTCTCCTTCGGCACCCTGGTCACCGTCGCCGTCGTCCCCCTCGCCGCCGCGCTCTACATCGTCACCAGCACGACCTGGAGCGCCGTCGAGCGGATCCTGCTCTACCGCGACATGCCGGCCGCCGGGGCACTCGCCAATCCGCTGTGA
- a CDS encoding SEC-C domain-containing protein translates to MRPDTPAAHTTEAERLLRTAEHYPEDREPLLLRAAAHLELAGDRERASTLYDGLLATEPEHPLLVKALQAANLWEYGHEAEARALIAGIRTAAPTDPAPWETIAETMESHDELEESHACFTEGITLLLTPGDDDVPYDTQPLLTGRHRVRRLLARPHDEWDRLADKVHTAHSPISLDELHDPNRLWALGSDNPAELRAEIARLRSELGSYRSALSRPFPVAVLHWPAPEFTELLTDYPALAAEYPSYAEHLTSIESSLRELAATGTANLGIVTATVPSFEAFAAAEASTPTNPALLPQYTTTLAARGRALPWPPPKGTPCWCGSGTAYRDCHGSS, encoded by the coding sequence ATGCGCCCCGACACGCCTGCCGCCCACACCACCGAAGCCGAGCGTCTGCTGCGCACCGCGGAGCATTACCCGGAGGATCGCGAACCCCTGCTGCTTCGCGCCGCGGCCCATCTCGAACTGGCCGGCGACCGTGAACGCGCCTCCACCCTCTACGACGGTCTGCTCGCCACCGAGCCGGAGCACCCCCTGCTGGTGAAGGCGCTCCAGGCGGCGAACCTCTGGGAGTACGGCCACGAGGCCGAGGCCCGGGCCCTGATCGCGGGCATCCGCACGGCCGCCCCGACGGACCCGGCGCCGTGGGAGACGATCGCGGAGACCATGGAGTCGCACGACGAGCTGGAAGAGTCGCACGCCTGCTTCACCGAGGGCATCACCCTGCTGCTCACCCCGGGCGACGACGACGTCCCGTACGACACCCAGCCCCTGCTCACCGGCCGCCACCGGGTCCGCAGGCTGCTGGCCCGCCCGCACGACGAATGGGACCGCCTCGCGGACAAGGTCCACACGGCCCACTCCCCGATCTCCCTCGACGAACTCCACGACCCGAACCGTCTGTGGGCCCTGGGCTCCGACAACCCGGCCGAACTCCGCGCCGAGATCGCCCGCCTCCGCTCCGAACTCGGCTCCTACCGCTCGGCGCTCTCCCGCCCCTTCCCGGTCGCGGTCCTCCACTGGCCGGCCCCGGAATTCACCGAACTCCTCACCGACTATCCGGCCCTGGCCGCCGAGTACCCCTCCTACGCGGAGCATCTGACGTCCATCGAGTCGTCCCTGCGCGAACTCGCCGCCACCGGCACGGCCAATCTGGGCATCGTGACGGCGACGGTCCCGTCGTTCGAGGCTTTCGCCGCCGCGGAGGCCTCCACCCCGACGAACCCGGCCCTGCTCCCCCAATACACCACCACCCTCGCCGCCCGCGGCCGCGCCCTCCCCTGGCCCCCGCCGAAGGGCACCCCGTGCTGGTGCGGCTCGGGAACGGCGTACCGGGACTGTCACGGCAGTAGCTGA
- a CDS encoding DUF3427 domain-containing protein: MSGITDGREPVAGLYEQLITVRLEKQLARLRSMEDWRVIEGEIGSESTPHVLARHIATSVHHALKQLKHDEQVDAANHILDAIASLTDVQGWADLSLTVDRIAAGPRQLLALAEREEKGVYTMRPVTPLSDAALITNSPDDPSLGFELRAELATADRVDLLCAFVKWHGLRVLEQSLTAAHARDVPIRVITTTYIGATERRALDKLVEKFNAEVKINYELRATRLHAKAWLFRRNSGYDTAYVGSSNLSKTALLDGLEWNVRLSSVTTPDVLRKFIATFDSYWSERAFEAYDPEKDASRVDQALQQASRGTAGVSTGQHITLSGLEVRPYPHQRDMLERLDVERQVHDRHRNLLVAATGTGKTVMAALDYKNLRKQHGRDLRLLFVAHRQEILRQSLRTYQDVLTDANFGEEMHSGIVPEARNHIFASIQSLHAQALDGFAPDHFDVIVIDEFHHGVSPTYQKIISHFTPIELLGLTATPERMDGRNVQDEFFDGRIAAELRLWEALENELLSPFHYFGITDNTDLGAVSWKRGAYDASELSNLLTGNDARARLVIKAVADKVSDPHTMRALGFCVSVAHAEFMAECFRRANFQAVALSGSTSRQQRKEALDALRAGELQVIFSVDLFNEGLDVPDVDTLLLLRPTSSATVFLQQLGRGLRRSDDKAVLTVLDFIGQHRKEFRFEEQFRALTNLTRKRLITNMEGDFPQLPSGCQIILEPKAKALIIDNIRSQLNVNVNQLAREVGRYGESRLAAYLHESGRELKELYRSKESSWTGLLRRAHILSTPSPEGEKALLKRIPAFLHVDDPARAAAYTKLIDNDAPTYEELDEREQAYARMFFFSLWPLGGFASYQEGFDFLRPQHAFRDELRQVLAHALDQVDHLPIPLDGALANLPLSVHASYSREEILSGLDQAFIGSSRPGDFHEGVRWCPSISTDALFITLEKDEKDFSPQTRYRDYALSESLFHWESQNGTSETTAVGKRYLNHRAEGSHVLPFVRRYKKTDIGGPQPWMLLGPAEYHRHEGNKPMGIVWRLQHEMPADVWTYSTIATA, from the coding sequence ATGTCAGGAATCACCGACGGTCGCGAACCGGTTGCGGGACTGTATGAACAGCTCATCACGGTGCGACTGGAGAAGCAGTTGGCCCGTCTCCGCAGCATGGAGGATTGGCGCGTCATCGAGGGCGAGATTGGATCGGAGTCAACCCCTCATGTCCTAGCCCGGCATATCGCCACCTCGGTACATCATGCGCTGAAGCAGTTGAAGCATGACGAGCAAGTCGATGCCGCCAACCACATTCTTGATGCCATTGCCTCGCTGACCGACGTGCAAGGCTGGGCAGATCTCTCCCTCACGGTTGACCGGATTGCCGCCGGGCCTCGCCAACTTCTCGCCCTGGCAGAACGGGAGGAGAAGGGTGTCTACACCATGCGGCCTGTCACCCCGCTGTCGGATGCCGCCCTCATCACCAACTCTCCCGATGATCCCAGCCTTGGTTTTGAACTACGGGCCGAACTCGCCACCGCGGACCGTGTTGATCTGCTCTGTGCATTCGTCAAGTGGCATGGTCTTCGAGTGCTGGAGCAATCGCTAACAGCCGCCCATGCGCGAGACGTTCCCATCCGTGTCATCACCACGACCTATATCGGAGCAACAGAGCGCCGCGCTCTCGATAAGCTGGTCGAGAAGTTCAACGCCGAAGTCAAGATCAACTATGAACTTCGAGCCACACGCCTACACGCCAAGGCGTGGCTCTTCCGGCGCAACAGCGGCTATGACACGGCATACGTGGGCAGCTCCAACCTGTCAAAGACCGCACTACTCGATGGACTTGAGTGGAACGTGCGCCTGTCGTCGGTCACCACCCCGGACGTCCTGCGCAAGTTCATTGCCACCTTCGACTCCTATTGGAGCGAGCGGGCCTTCGAGGCCTACGACCCCGAGAAGGACGCAAGCCGCGTCGACCAAGCGCTGCAACAAGCCAGCCGAGGTACGGCAGGGGTATCGACAGGCCAACACATCACCCTGTCCGGCCTAGAAGTCCGCCCCTACCCTCATCAGCGCGACATGCTGGAGCGGCTTGACGTCGAGCGGCAAGTTCATGACCGCCACCGCAACCTGCTGGTCGCGGCGACGGGCACCGGGAAGACGGTGATGGCCGCACTTGACTACAAGAACCTGCGGAAGCAACACGGCCGGGACCTACGCCTTCTCTTCGTTGCCCATCGCCAAGAGATCCTGCGGCAATCACTGCGCACCTATCAAGATGTGCTCACGGACGCCAACTTTGGCGAAGAGATGCATAGCGGAATCGTTCCGGAGGCACGGAATCACATCTTTGCCAGCATTCAGTCCTTGCATGCCCAAGCTCTGGATGGATTCGCGCCTGATCATTTCGACGTCATCGTCATCGATGAATTCCATCACGGCGTCTCCCCCACATACCAGAAGATCATCAGCCACTTCACACCGATCGAGCTGCTGGGCCTGACCGCCACACCAGAACGGATGGATGGCAGAAACGTTCAGGACGAGTTCTTTGACGGACGGATCGCTGCCGAGCTACGCCTATGGGAGGCACTGGAGAATGAACTCCTGAGCCCCTTCCACTACTTCGGCATCACCGACAATACGGACCTTGGGGCCGTTTCCTGGAAGCGCGGAGCGTACGACGCATCCGAACTAAGCAATCTCCTCACCGGAAATGACGCCCGCGCTCGACTGGTGATTAAAGCCGTGGCGGATAAGGTGAGCGACCCCCACACCATGCGCGCCTTGGGGTTCTGCGTCTCTGTGGCACACGCGGAGTTCATGGCCGAGTGCTTCCGAAGAGCTAATTTTCAAGCAGTTGCGCTCTCAGGAAGCACCTCTCGCCAGCAACGAAAAGAGGCGCTCGATGCCTTGCGCGCCGGCGAACTTCAGGTCATCTTCTCCGTGGACCTCTTCAACGAAGGGCTCGACGTACCGGACGTCGACACACTCCTCCTACTGCGCCCGACCTCCAGCGCGACAGTCTTTCTCCAGCAACTGGGGCGAGGACTGCGCCGGAGCGACGACAAAGCAGTACTCACGGTCTTGGACTTCATCGGCCAACACCGCAAGGAGTTCAGGTTCGAGGAGCAGTTCCGGGCGCTGACGAACCTCACTCGAAAACGCCTGATCACCAACATGGAGGGCGACTTCCCGCAGCTCCCGTCAGGATGTCAGATCATCCTTGAGCCCAAGGCGAAAGCCCTCATCATCGACAACATCCGCAGCCAGTTGAACGTCAATGTGAATCAACTGGCGCGCGAGGTTGGAAGGTATGGCGAGTCGCGGCTGGCGGCGTATCTCCACGAGAGCGGCCGCGAGCTCAAAGAGCTCTATCGGAGCAAAGAAAGCTCTTGGACGGGCCTGCTACGCCGAGCCCACATCCTCAGCACACCATCCCCAGAGGGTGAGAAGGCCCTTCTCAAGCGCATCCCGGCCTTCCTCCACGTCGACGACCCTGCCCGGGCCGCGGCCTACACCAAGCTCATCGACAACGACGCCCCCACCTACGAGGAGCTCGACGAGCGCGAGCAGGCCTACGCCCGGATGTTCTTCTTCTCCCTCTGGCCCCTCGGGGGCTTTGCTTCCTACCAGGAAGGTTTTGACTTCCTCAGGCCTCAGCATGCCTTCCGGGATGAGCTCCGCCAGGTCCTCGCCCATGCGCTTGACCAAGTAGATCACCTACCGATCCCGCTGGACGGCGCATTGGCCAATCTCCCCCTTTCTGTGCACGCCTCCTATAGTCGCGAGGAAATCCTGTCAGGCCTTGACCAAGCATTCATCGGCAGTAGTCGACCAGGGGATTTCCACGAAGGCGTCCGATGGTGTCCAAGCATTTCCACGGATGCACTTTTCATCACGCTGGAAAAGGACGAGAAGGATTTCTCACCCCAGACGCGATACCGCGACTACGCCCTCAGCGAGTCCCTCTTCCACTGGGAGTCCCAGAACGGCACTTCAGAAACAACAGCCGTGGGGAAGAGATACCTGAACCACCGAGCCGAGGGCTCCCACGTCCTCCCCTTCGTACGCCGATACAAGAAGACGGACATCGGCGGCCCCCAGCCATGGATGTTGCTCGGACCGGCCGAGTATCACCGCCACGAAGGCAACAAGCCGATGGGGATCGTCTGGCGGCTCCAACATGAGATGCCAGCCGATGTGTGGACCTACTCCACCATCGCCACCGCTTAA
- a CDS encoding heme-degrading domain-containing protein → MTAATAAEADPNEPAVARPVPEGPAVEELCAQERRLVLDRFTHADAWALGTLLVEMARLRGAPVAIDIRRGGQQVFHAALPGSSRDDAAWIDRKRRVVARYGESSLLVAARHHARGTRFEDAARLDPARYAALGGSFPLAVTGAGVVGAVTVSGLSHLDDHALAVEALDRFLATTRTPSGV, encoded by the coding sequence ATGACCGCTGCCACTGCCGCCGAAGCCGATCCGAACGAGCCGGCCGTGGCGCGGCCGGTCCCGGAGGGTCCGGCCGTGGAGGAGCTGTGCGCCCAGGAGCGGCGGCTCGTGCTGGACCGGTTCACCCACGCGGACGCCTGGGCGCTGGGCACCCTGCTCGTGGAGATGGCCCGGCTGCGCGGCGCCCCGGTGGCGATCGACATCCGGCGCGGCGGGCAGCAGGTCTTCCATGCGGCGCTGCCGGGTTCCAGCCGGGACGACGCCGCGTGGATCGACCGGAAGCGGCGGGTGGTGGCGCGGTACGGGGAGAGCAGCCTGCTGGTGGCGGCCCGGCACCACGCCCGGGGGACGCGTTTCGAGGACGCCGCCCGACTCGACCCGGCGCGATACGCGGCGCTGGGCGGTTCGTTTCCGCTGGCGGTGACGGGAGCGGGGGTGGTCGGGGCGGTGACGGTCTCGGGCCTTTCGCACCTGGACGACCATGCGCTGGCCGTCGAGGCGCTGGACCGTTTTCTGGCGACGACGCGGACGCCGTCGGGGGTGTGA
- a CDS encoding class E sortase: MPVVVQGRGRRARVRAARVLWGVAEAAVTFGVVVLLLVVHQLWWTNRQARAGAERAVHSLERQWEEGKGEREGREEEKGQEERDEGEGGDSGVGEGRGRSSGVGREPVPLRSDTAYAIIRIPRLGVTAPVAEGVAKQGVLDKGYVGHYPGTARPGRPGNVALAGHRNTHGEPFRYINRLRRGDDIRIETRDTVYVYEVDRQLARTSPRDIGVIRPVPRSLTVPGAGYREPGRYLTLTTCTPEFSSAYRLIVWGKLTATLPRRP; this comes from the coding sequence ATGCCGGTCGTCGTTCAGGGGCGCGGGCGGCGCGCCCGGGTCCGGGCCGCCCGGGTGCTCTGGGGCGTGGCCGAGGCCGCCGTCACCTTCGGGGTCGTCGTCCTGCTGCTCGTCGTCCACCAGCTGTGGTGGACCAACCGGCAGGCCCGCGCCGGTGCCGAACGCGCCGTTCACTCCCTGGAGCGGCAGTGGGAGGAGGGGAAGGGGGAGAGGGAGGGGAGAGAGGAGGAGAAGGGGCAGGAGGAGAGGGACGAGGGGGAGGGGGGAGATTCTGGGGTGGGGGAGGGGAGGGGGAGGAGTTCGGGTGTGGGGCGTGAGCCCGTACCGCTTCGCTCGGACACCGCGTACGCGATCATCCGTATCCCCCGCCTCGGTGTCACCGCCCCCGTCGCCGAAGGCGTCGCCAAGCAGGGTGTCCTCGACAAGGGGTACGTCGGGCACTACCCCGGCACCGCCCGGCCCGGCCGCCCCGGCAATGTCGCCCTCGCCGGGCACCGCAACACCCACGGCGAGCCCTTCCGCTACATCAACCGTCTCCGCCGCGGCGACGACATCCGCATCGAGACCCGGGACACGGTGTACGTGTACGAGGTCGACCGGCAGCTCGCCCGTACCTCGCCCCGCGATATCGGGGTGATCCGTCCCGTACCCCGCTCCCTCACCGTCCCCGGCGCCGGATACCGCGAACCCGGCCGCTATCTCACCCTCACCACCTGCACCCCCGAGTTCAGCTCCGCCTACCGTCTGATCGTCTGGGGAAAGCTCACCGCCACTCTGCCCCGGCGGCCCTGA